The genomic interval GGACTGTGCGAGCAAGGACGCTACGCGGGCAGCCGTCTCGGCCTGCCGGTCGTCGGGCAACGGAAACTCGTAGGCAAACTCGCTGACTTCAGCGCTGGGCGCCGTCGGCGGTAGCTCCTCGACCTGAGTCGTGGTTAGGCCGGCCGGTGCACTTGCAGAAATCGTGTTGCGGATTGCGTCGATCGTTTCGTCCCCGTCGAAGTCCACCTCGACGACCTCATCGTAACCGGCTTCTCCCATCGGCAGCGCCGAGGGGAGGCTGATGCGCGGGCGCCGATGGCACCCTTCGGTCATGACAAGCGGCACTCCGGCGCGGCGCAGGATACGCTCCCAGGCGCGCACCAGGTCGAGGTGGCCAATCAGGCGTAGATCCCCTTCTTTGCGAAATCGTAGGCGTACTCTTCGTCGAACCATCAGCTCATGTGCTTCGCGCTGCCGATGCGCGAAGCGTTTGGTTGTTCGTCGCCACGATCACCTGGCGGCCCTCGGGCCGCACGACTACTCCGGCAGATCGGGCAGGATTGTCTTCAACTCTTGTCTCAAATAACTCGTCACGTCGCGGGCATTTTCGAGCGACAGGGCTCGCTCTGCCACGGCGCGGCACTGCTCCAGCGTAACGCTGCGGCAGAGACGCTTGATCTCGGGGACTGCGGCGGCCGCGACGCTCATTTTCCGCAACCCCAAACCCAAAAGAAGCATCGTGTATGTAGAATTCGCGCTCATTTGTCCACAGAGATTGATCGGCTTGCCATGCCGATCGGCGGCCGTGATCGCCATGCTGATGAGCTTCAGCACCGCGGGATCGCTGCCGCTGTACAGATCGGCCACGTCCTTGTTGCTGCGATCAACGGCCAATGTGTACTGAATCAAGTCGTTGGTGCCGATGCTGAGAAAATCGACCTCTTCCACAAAATGATCGATCATCAGCACCGCCGACGGAACCTCGACCATCATGCCGACCGGGATGTCACGGTTGTACGTCTCGCCGCGCTCATCCAGGTCTTCCATTACGTCGGCCAGCACCATCTTGGCCTGACGCAACTCCAATAACGTGGCAATCAAAGGGAACATTACACGCACGTCGCCGACGGCGCTAGCGCGCAAAATCGCCCGCAGTTGCGTACGGAACATCGGCAGATTGCGCAGCGCCAACCTCGTGCTACGAAGACCGAGAAAGGGATTTTTCTCGTCTTCAATTACCACCTGCGTAGTCACTTTATCCGCGCCCAGATCAAAGGTGCGAATAATGACCGGCCGATGATCCATCGTCTTTACAACGCCGGAATAGGCCTGAAAATGAACTTCCTCGTCCGGCGGCGTCGTGACGCCCAAGTAAAGAAACTCCGTCCGATATAGACCGATACCGTCGGCGCCACGGGTCAGGCACTGACGTGCTTCGTGCGGGAACTCGATATTCCCGAGCAGCTCGATGCAGGCCCCATCCTTGGTCGTCGCCGGCAGATCGCGCAGCGCCGACAGCTCGACTTCATGGGTCTTGTGGTGCTCTTCATCGCGACGATACCAAGCCAGCGTCTCGTCGTCGGGCTGGAGAATGACCTGCCCTCGATCACCGTCGACGATCACCATGTCTCCGCCGGATACATCGGTCAGGAACGTGCCGATGCCGACGACGGCGGGAATCTCCATGCCTTGCGCCACGATCGCCGTGTGGCTGCCAGGCCCGCCTAACTCGGTGGCAAAGCCAAGCGCAAACTGACGATCGAGATTGGCAACCTCGCTGGGAGTCAGATTGTGCGCCAGCACCAAAACGGGTGACGTCAACGAAGAGATTTCCTCGCGGCGACGCCCTAGCAGGTTGCGCAGCAGGCGTTTCTCGATATCCAGAATGTCCGTGGCCCGTTCGGCCATGGAACTGCTTTGGAGCGACTGGAAGACTTTGACGTAGCGGCGGAGGGCCCGACTGACGGCATACTCTGGCGAGTAGTGCCGGTCGCGGATCAGCTGCTCCAACTCGCCGCGCAGGCGCGGGTCGCGGAGCATTTGCAGATGAGCTTCGAAGATGGCGCCATACTCGCGGCCCAACTCCAGCGCGACCGCATCCCGGTTGCGCTCGACTTCTTGCATCGAGGCCGCGAATGCGGCTTCCAGACGCAGCAGTTCTTCATCGACGGCGTCGCGCGCGACGAAGCGGCGAGGGATGCGAAATCCCTCATTTCCCATGACAAGTGCCTCGCCGATCGCCACACCGGGCGAAACGGCGATACCCTGCAACCGCTGCATGTGAATCCTTGTGTGCTGCCTGGCGCCGGTGCGCCTTGGTAGCGTGCTGGGCCGGCAACTGCACGTCCAGCAAGCGCCGCCAACGCGACGAGGCGCGTGGGGGGCGACGGCTCCGGGGCCACGCTTCCCGCCTCCGCGCACCAAAGTGCATGTCACCCAATGGTGCGGTGGGATGGTTGCGCGTGCCTGGCGGTCAGCCGCCACCGGCTACTTGCCGCGTGAAAGCAGAAACGCCCCCTGTTGGGGAACCCGACGGCGGCCGGACGATTCGCGTCGCAGCCAAGCGTCAGATGCGCTTGCTAATTCCCGCGCGGCAAGAACTCTGGCTTCGGCGATCGCTGGCGGCACGCGTTTGTGCCGGCCGGCAGCTCGCCAAGCCCCACGTAATGTCTAACACGGTGTTTCGTCTTCGGCGAAGTTATGCGCTACCAGTTCGGCCAGCGCGTCCAACGCCTGCTCGGCGTCACTCCCCGAGGCTTCGATCGAGAGGGTTGTTCCCGCGGTCGCAGCCAGAGTGAGAATCGCCAGGATACTCTTACCGTCAACTCGCTCACTATCTTTGACTATTTCAATGCGAGATTCGAAGCGGCTGGCCAACTTCACGAACATATCGGCGGGGCGTGCGTGCAAGCCCTGCGGGTTCGTGACGACCACCGTTCGTTGCGACTTCTGTTCGTTCATTGATAACAATTCAACCGGGCAGGCGTACGTCGTGAGTCGTGTCCGGGCGTCGTCAGTGCAACCACCCGCTCGGCGATGCTTCGATCGCCCGGGGCTATTCACCCCGAAAGCTGCAGTCAGGAAACGAACTGATTGTTATCCGCCTCGTCCAACAATTGCAGAATCTCTTCGGCATTCTTGGCTTGCTTCAAGAATTTGCAAAACGTGTCATCGCGCAGTTGCCGAGAAACATTCTCCAGAGCCCGCAGGTGATCGCCGGGCCGATCGGGCGGCGAGATGAGCAGAAAGAAGAGATTTACTTTCTCGCCGTCGAGGCTATCGAAATCGACCCCCTCGGCACTGACGCCCACGGTGCCAATCAAACGGTCCACACTGGCATGCTTGGTATGCGGAACCGCCACGCCACGCCCGATGCCGGTGCTGCCGAGTTCTTCGCGTTTCAGGATGGCCTTGATGATGCCTTCGTACTCGGCGGCCGAAACCTTGCCCGCGTCAAGCAGAGCCTGAGCCATCTCGCGAATCACGGACTCTTTGTCATCCGCCGTGAGATCCGCGCGAACGGCCTCGCGGCTTACAAAGTCTGCAAACTTCATTCACCCACTCCTTCTACACGCTGCGGTTCAGGGCGACGGCCGGGGTGTCGGAGATCTCGGTCAGTTCACTTCCGGATCAGGCTCGACAACGCTTCCCTGCTGCCGAAGTCCAGGGGTGCGGTGGTGGTCCTGGACCTTTTCCTTGTACTTTCTCAACTGCTGTTCAACTTTGTGGACGGCGCAATCGACCGCAGCCATGAGCTCGGGGGCCTGCTCGGTGGCGACAAAGTCGTGCTTGTGCTCCGCCGACACGCGCAAGTCCACCGAAGGGGCGTCTTTATGCTCTAAATTCACCGTGAACTCGACGGCCGTCAAACGCTCGAAATACTTCGGCAACTTTTCCAATTTGGCGACGATCTTGGCTTGGGTTGCCTCACTTAAATGTCCGTGCCGGGCTGAGATGCTTATCTGCACCGCGCCGCTCCTAACCAGGGGGTCTGTATGCTTCGGGCATGCTGAAGCGCGACAAAAAGACCCATTCTAACCAGTGCCCGAATGCGCTACAAACGAGGCAAAAATCAGAAAAAGGGTATGACAACGGCCAGTTTACCCGATATCGGCCCCAGCGTAAGGGGATACATCCAGGCAGGACAAGTCGAGGGCAATGCCTGGTGGGTTCCCAAAGCCAGCGCAGGCGCCGCCCGTGCAACGCAGCGCAAAACCGGTGACTCGCCGACCCGGCCGTGAAGGTGCTAGGTCAGCTTATGCCGTCGGATTGCAAGTAATACTCTGCGACATTGCCCAAAGCTCACCCCGCGGACTTGGGCACGATCTGGCCTTCGGCCAGCTTTCGTCTCCAGGCGCGGAGGCCGTCCTGGCGCTTGGCGGGGGAATACTCGGGTTTATACCCTAGCGGCCCCGCCGAGACGCGTTGCAGGTTCCAAAACGCCAACACGCGAAAATCCAGATCCTCGTGATCGAGGTTAGCGACCAGCCGCGCCGCCGCACCATCTTGCAGTTCACGGCGGGAGAAGCCCCGCAGCATTTCATACAATTCTTGGGCTTCCGCGGCATCGCGCTGGCTCTCCAGCGTCTCTTTCAACTGCTTGGCTAGCTCAGGACTGCGCGCCAATGCATCGCGGGCCCCTTCGATCTGGCTCGACCAATTGATCTTCTGCTTCTCATCATTCAACAGTGGCAGCAGGGCCTCGAAATCGCCAAGTAGCGTGAGGCAGTGAACGGCCAGATTGCGCACTTCGTAACGCCGACTTTCGGCCAGGGCACGCAAGCGAGCCTGCACCGGCTCGTCCACGATCAGATCCCGGTTGACGAAGTCGACCGCCTGCCGTTCCATCTGGCTGAGCGGATTGCCGTTGATCCAAGCCGGAAACGTCACCTCGGCCGATGCCGGCGAATCTTCGACCGCGCCCGCCGCCAGCAATGATCTCATCGCGGGCGCTTTCAAAGTTTCCGGAGCTACGCCCGCCTTGGCGAGATATTCGATGTCGCCGTTGGGAACGTACAGAACGGCGCTCGTGCGGGCTTCATCCTTAAGAGGATCAGCGCCGTCGGGCAGCCACCGGTGAGCATCGAGCGCGATCCGCGTGTCGGTGCCCAAAAAGGTCACCAGGTACACTCGGCCGTCGACTTGCAGGTTGAGCTGGGTGCCGGGTTTGCCAGCCGTGGCGACCACCACCTGACCGTCGATGACGTGCAATCCAGGAACTCCGTTCTCGTCTGGCGCCATGAGCCGAATGATCGAACCGCCCAGCATGTGGGCAATGGCGACTCCGCCCGTGCTCAGGGCGATTCCCGGCCGAAATGTCGGTAACGCCACCAGCTCTTCGTCGGCCAGCAGTGCGTCTCGCGTCGAAAGGCGAGTCCATGCGCCGTCGGGCGGCACCGCGTGCAGCATGATGTCGTTTTCGTTCGTCAATCTCCCCACGGCCACGGCGGCCCCGCTTCCTGCGTCCATTCGTCGCCCTCCGCCAGCCACCAACGCCTGGTCGTCGAGTGCCGTCGGTGCTTCATCCGAGCCCGGCATTCCCGCGCCATGGTTGCCTCGTGGTGCGGCGCCTTCCGGCGGCACATCGGTATTAAACGCGGAATCCTGATCTACCGGCAGGCGCAGCGGATTGCGCCCTCCGGCCACTGCGGGGGGAACGTCGTCGGACGGCGCATCCGAAGTAACTCGCGACTCCTCACGCGCGATCTCGCGGGCCTCGGTCGGCTCGGAAGCCGCCGCTTCAGCGACCGGCACAATCGGAGAGGTGTCGGCCGTCGAGAGTTCGCTTGATGGCTCTGCGGCGGCGGGCGCGTCTGTCTGCACATCGGCCGACTGTGTGGGGGCCGGCGGTGTCGTTGTTTCCTTGACAGGGGGCAGGATACCTTCATCCAGACTGGCCAAATTCCATTCCATGCCGGGGTGGCCAAAGTACAAGTAAGTGGCCGCGCCCACGGCGACGAGCCCCAAGGCGAGAGCCCCCACCGGCAACCAGCGACTGCGACGTTTCGGCTGGTCGCGGAGCCAGTCGGGAATTTCTGGACGCCGGCGACGTGGTAGCGTACCGACAGTGGTCAACTCGCCATCATGGTCGCCGTCGTGGTCGTCGGGAGAAGCCGTTACTTCGTCCTCGTCAACCTCATCGATAGTTTCGTCGTGGTTAGGCAAGGAGTACATGCGCCGCCGCAGTTTCTGATCGACGGCCGCCGGCTCGCCAAGCACCAACGCCAATATCTGATGTGCCGAAGCGACCTCGGCGAGGTGGACGTCCGACGTCAGGCAGATTTTCTCGAATTCGGTGACCTGGCCGACCGGCATCGTGTGATCCAAGTATTCGGCCACGGTGTTCGCGTCGCCGGCCAGGCCGCGCGCTTTGACCTTGGGAGCACCGAGTTTCAATCGCCGACTGACGTCGCGCACGCGATGCATTAAATCCGTGGCAAACTGACTGGCTTCGATACGCTCGTTTAGGGATTGGGCGTCGGCCGGCTCTAACTGATCGTCAAGGTAAGCCAGCAGGTAACGCAGAGTCAGTCGCATCTTCATTTTCCAGAATGAGTGTCAAGCGTTAAGCAGGCGAAACTCCAGGATCCGATCCCAACCGGCCCACGCGAGACCACGAAATCGCAGTCGCGCGCGGCAAATGACTATCAGATCCTTCTCCGCCATCTAAGGGTAATAGTGGGAGTCCGTGGCCCGATTCGTACGAGAATCTGGCAAAAAATGCGCGCAACGACGGCGCAGCCGCGACCTAAACCACGCTGTTTTCCCAAGATTCGGCAATTGGTGCCGATTTTCGCGCGACGTTTTGATACGCGATGGGTAAAGGCGCACCACATCCTTGGCCGGTTGTTTATTGCCATCCATGCGCGCCGCAGCTGCTCAGCTAGGAGCGAGCCCCGGCGTGGCCTCGGGCAGGCCAGCCCTCGTCTGCTTGCTGCCGCCTTTGGAACGAGGGAACCAGGGGCGCCGCGGAAAGCGCCAGAAGCGAGGCGGCCAATAGCAGGCTCGTCACGAGTAGCGGGTGCAAGATGGGTTCTTCGCTCGGCCCGGGCGAGTTCCACTGCGGAACGTGTTCCCAACCACTGACCGTCCGCCGCCAAGCATATCCGGTCATCTCTGGCCGCGGCGCCGAACCGCCAAATTGCCACACCGCTGCGGTGAGCGCGGCAAACAGCGTCAGAAACCACAACAGGGACCGGACCATTTAGCCGACGTCTCGCAGATGTTGAATCGCCATGGCGGGAATATCGCCAGACGCGCAACAACAGAAAAGCAATCAACGGACCGGCCACGTACGAAACAGTCTCCATTTTGCGCAACCGATTATCTTGATACGTGTTGCGCCGTGCGACTAGGCGACCCGAAGCAGAGGGAGTGTGGCTTTTTTGCGACCCGGTGCAGCCGCCACACCACGCGGGCGCCGCAAAAAAGCATCGACGTCTGCCTTGACCTGTACTTACGTCCGCCGGTCAGCAGTTGGCCGAATGTGTTAGCCTTGTCCCCAGAGGATAAACCGCAACTTGCCGTATCCCGAGGCGTTGCCGACCTCGAAGAAGAGGGCCCCGGCGGGCTATTTATACGGGATGTTTGCGACGGGACGTCGCGCAGGCCGGCCATCGGCTCAGGGAAGTTTTCGTTACGGCGAAACGGACTTTTCGAGTCCGCGCACCGTAGCACTGATAAGAAACATGGGAACGTCGATCCAACCTGACGATTTGTAGGCGCAGCCCTCGCCGGTACGTCCGAGCGAACTTCCGCCGGTGAAGGCATTCCGCCCGCCGATGCGGCATCGATTTCAGAAGGGTTTCGAGAATTATCCGGAAAAAGCTTGCGGACTTGGCCGAGCGCCGCGCTGGTTGACGTTTCAGCATGTTGCAGCTGTCACGTAGAATAGAGTAAATCGGGCCGCGGACACGCTCCTCTAAGCAGAGCTCGCCAGTTTGGGAGTGCTACTTACGTGTCGACAAGTAACCGCATTCGATTGCAACGCACCATCCGGGAGGCCGAAGGCTACCTCGAGTTGGGCATGCCCCGGCAAACGCTCGCGCTATTGGATCGCGTTGAGCATCCGGGTACCTATCGCGGGCATGTTCTGTACCTGCGAGGCGAGGCACTACGCGCCCTGGAAAAGTACCAGGATGCCGTGCCTATTCTGGTCGACGCGGTCGATCTGGCCCCCAGCAACATTCACGCCTGGATGGCGCTCGGCTGGTGCTACAAGCGGACCGGGCGCCTGGACCAGGCCATCGAAAGCCTGCAAAAAGCGCGCGAGGTCGAACCGAGCGAGCCATTGATCGAATACAACCTGGCCTGCTATTACAGTCTGAAAGGGGCCAAGCAACTGGCCCTGGAGTACCTGTCGCGGGCGCTACAGAACAACCCCGCCTTCCGCGAGATGGTCGGGCGCGAGCCGGACTTCGACCCGATCCGATCCGATCCGGGTTTCCAGGCGCTTGTGAGCGTCGTCGTCTAACCGTTCGTAGCGAACGATCTCGACGCATTCTGCAACATCCGCGTGCGCCGTTGCCATGTCTCCGATGGCGTACGTGATCGAACGTTTTCCAGCAGCCGACTTAATAGGCGAACCAAGTACCGAACACGCCACCGCTGACGATCGCGCTGCCGTTGGAATGGACATCGCGAATCGCAGGCTGGTCGTTCAGATAGGTGGGGATCTGGTTGTCGGCCAAACCGACGCCGGCCAGTCCGATGACGCGATAGGCAACGAACAAACTCCACCTCGGCGACAGAAACCACTGCGTGCCCAAGTCCAATTGCCCGAGCAGGGCCACGTCGTTCAGCTTGCCGCCAATGTTGAAGCCCTGGTCGCCGGCCGCGTTGAACAGGTGCATGTTGCTGGTGGCGTGGTTGCCGAAAACGCCCACGACAGGCTGGGCATACAGGCTTACGGTGCGGGTCAGGAAGTAGTTCCCGCGGGCACCGGTTTGCACGCCGATCATGTTGTTGACCATCTTGGTATCGAGGTAGGCCTCGGTACCGTTGATCTGCGGAATCGTCTGCGATCCGGACACCGCACCGAAGACTAGGTCATCCGTAAATCGCAGGTAGCGGACGCCGGCCATCCAATTCACTTGGCAGCGCTGCGTGGGAGTAAACAGCGGCAGCCGCCAGAAGTTCAGTTCGACATTCTGTAAGTAGTCGCGGCGCCACAACTCGTGCTTGAGCGCTCCGTCGAAGTAGTCGGAGGCGTTGTAGGGACCGATGGTCGGCACCGGGGGTGCATCAAGAATGATGGGCGTGACAAGTCCGTCGTTGACGGCCGGTGCGTTAACGCTCGAATACCCATTGAGTGGGGTCAGCGCCCAATAGACGCCTTCGACCGCGTAGCCACCGCAGCAGTTGCCATATCCACCCAGCCCGGCGCCGCCGATACCATAGGCTGGTCCGCCGAAATATCGGCCCAACCGAACCTCACCCCCTGGCTGGAATTGGTTATTGGGATCGTTGGTGTTCATCAACTGGTTGGCGGGCGTGTTGCCGTCGGCCGAGGTCCAGAACTTGTTACCTCGATCGCGTCCCATGAAGAGTGCCGCTGCACCGCCGAACCAAGGGCAATAGGGGGCGGCGCAAGGAGCGCACGTGTTGCACGAATCGCCGCAATCATTGCAGGCCGAAGCCATGGGGCTCGTACTGCCAATGACCGTGTCTTGCATGGCGCCTTGCGGCATCATGCCCGGCTGCGACATTCCCCCCATATAGGCGCCTGGTTGGCCCATTGGGCCTGGCTGTCCCATCATCGCGGCATTGTAGGCCTGCGGCGGAATCACGTAGCCACTGGGCGCGACGGCACCGGGCTGTCCGCCTCCATAATTCGGAAACGATTGCGTGGTGCCGGCGTAGTTGGGGAATACCGTTCCGCCGACCGATTGCTGGCTCAAAGGTTGATAAGCCGGCAGAACGGCCGGAGTGGCACCCGGCGTAGCGGAGCCGGTTTGCGCCAGTGCGCTCGGCGCGGTCGACAACAAGCAGGCAGTCGCTGCCCACGCGTGTAGCCATTTCATCCCAACACACTCCGTTGCCAGCATGCGAAGGTGGATCCGTCCGCCGCGAGAATTCAGCGTCCGCCCGGGGGCGAACATGGCTTCCTAACGCGGCTATATTTCCATCGTCTAGCTGAGAGCATGGAGTTGCTCAATCCACAGCTAGCAAATCGAAAATTGCCCGGTGCATCCGGTACGATCCGTACGACCGTTAGCATCAACATTTCCTGCCGTTCCGGAGAGGACCGCGCACGCCGTGCAATCGTCAAAGTCGACGTAAACGGCAAACTACCTGCGCGCAATCACAGGTTGGCGCGGGGGAGACATGAGGCACCGAATGGGCCTGCAAAGAGCCCGTCGAAGAATCGACATGCGGATCGCTGAAAAGACAGCGACTAGGCCGAGCGGGCACGCAGGGGCTTGCCGCTAGCGGGCAACGGGACAACGTCCTTGCCCGATCCGCTGGCGCCGCTGGCCGCCAGCACCTCGGCGGCCAATTGCCGGTAGTCGTCCGCGCCATGAGACGTGGGGGCGTACCGGAAGATGGATTGACCGAAACTTGGTGCCTCGGCCAGGCGGATGTTGCGGCGAATCCGCGTCTCGAAAACCTGCGCTCCTGACCACGGGACGCGGCGATCTCGCGATTGTTTCAGGAACACATCGACGTCTCGGCTGACCTCGCCCGCCAGACGAGTGCTGGTGTCGAACATACACATGATGATGCCACCAAGCGTCAAGCGAGGGTTGAGCCGGCGCGCGACGAGTTCGATCGTCTCGAGCAGTTTGCTTAGGCCGTGCAAGGCGAGGAAGTGCGGCTGCAAGGGAATGAAGACTTCGTCGACCGCCGCCAGCGCATTAATTGTCAGGATGCCCAACGACGGGGGGCAATCGACCAGCAAGAAATCGTCGGTCGCGCGATCGTTGCTGTCGGCTGCGGCCTGATCGTCGTCAGCCAGTTTGTCCCGCAGAATGACTTCCCGGCCGACGACCCCGGCGAGTTCCAGTTCCACGGCCGCCAGGTCGATGTGGGATCCGACTAGCCATAGATTCTCCTCAATTTGCCGGCGGACGGCAGATAGCGGGGTGTCGTCTACCAGAACGTCGTATATGGAACGATCGTCACGCCCAGGCTCGACGCCCAGATGTAACGTGGCATGGGCTTGTGGATCGAGATCGACGATCGTCACGCGGCGGCCGGAGGCGGCCAGCGCCGCCGACAGATTGACCGCGGTCGTGGTTTTGCCGACCCCCCCCTTCTGATTCAGAATCGCGATCCTGCGCATGCCGGCTCTGGGGGTTAAAGGCTCATGGCGCGAAACTATCAGGCTCCGCAATCGGTACGCGGCCACCGGTCGGGCCCCAGGCACGATTGCGCCCGACACGACCACGCGGAAACGTATAGTTGCCGGGGGCGACCGTGCCGGGCGGGGATTATACGTTTGCCCAGAAAATGAACCTATACGAGATTGAGTCGCGTTCGGGGGGCGTTGGCCAGAACTTCGTTTTGAGCTAAAAAAGACCCGACCGTGCTGGCGCCGCAACGGTTCCTCTCGACGATTCAGCCCCGACAGACATAAGGTTTTGACAGCATGCGAGTTATTGTCGAGCAAGATGCGGCCGGAGTGAGCCGCGTCGGCGCCCGATTTGTCGCCAACATCGTGCGGCGGAAACCGACCTGCGTCCTGGGATTGGCCACCGGTGGCACTCCGCTGGGAATGTATGCGGAGCTAATTCGCATGCACCGCGAGGAATCGCTCGATTTCTCCCGCGTCGTCTCGTTCAATCTGGACGAGTATGTGGGCCTGGGTCCCACCCATCCGCAAAGCTATCGCCTGTTCATGCAGCACAATCTTTTCGACCACATCGACATCGACCCCCGCAATACGCACGTTCCGGATGGCCGGGCGTTGGATTTCGAAGCCTATTGCGAGCAATACGAAAAGATGATCCGCGACGAAGGGGGCATCGATTTGCAGGTCCTGGGGATCGGCGGCGACGGCCACATCGCCTTTAACGAACCCGGTTCGTCGCTGGGAAGCCGAACCCGCTTGAAAACGCTCACTGAAGAAACCGTGCGCGACAACGCCCGCTTCTTTGGCGGCGAGGAAGCGGTGCCTCGATTGGCCATCACCATGGGCGTCGGCACGATACTCGAGTCTCGGCAATGTTTGCTGCTGGCCTGTGGTAGCACGAAAGCGCGGGCCGTGCGCGACACGATCGAAGGCCCGGTCACGGCACAAGTAACGGCCTCGGCATTGCAACTGCATCGCGACGTGATTGCGGTGCTGGACCAAGACGCCGCGCGCTTGCTGGAACGTCGCGACTACTACCGGCAGATGGAAGACGCCCAGGGCAAACTTCAGACCGGGCACGTGCCACGGTAATTCTTTGGTTGCCTCATCCGCAGCGCGATGGATGTGCGCTGCATAGACATGATACGGCTGACACCACGCGACATTAGCCCAATGTGCCCGTCGTAGTGAGCCGACGATAAAATTTCGCGTTCTCGCCAAGCAGCAAGAGCACCTTGGCGCTCACTGCCATCGAACGGCACTCTTTTGGCAACGCTACCGCGCCCTGCAAACTCGTGAATTGCTAATTGGCGCCAATAGATTCGGCCGCGGCCCGCGTGCTCAAAGCCTGTAATATCGACAAGTCGGTTCCCGACACCAGAAACCGCGTGCTGCCGTCAGCAAAACAAAAGTTCGCGCCTCCCGGATGCTCGCTGCCATAAGCGCACATGCGC from Pirellulales bacterium carries:
- a CDS encoding PTS sugar transporter subunit IIA, translating into MKFADFVSREAVRADLTADDKESVIREMAQALLDAGKVSAAEYEGIIKAILKREELGSTGIGRGVAVPHTKHASVDRLIGTVGVSAEGVDFDSLDGEKVNLFFLLISPPDRPGDHLRALENVSRQLRDDTFCKFLKQAKNAEEILQLLDEADNNQFVS
- the nagB gene encoding glucosamine-6-phosphate deaminase — encoded protein: MRVIVEQDAAGVSRVGARFVANIVRRKPTCVLGLATGGTPLGMYAELIRMHREESLDFSRVVSFNLDEYVGLGPTHPQSYRLFMQHNLFDHIDIDPRNTHVPDGRALDFEAYCEQYEKMIRDEGGIDLQVLGIGGDGHIAFNEPGSSLGSRTRLKTLTEETVRDNARFFGGEEAVPRLAITMGVGTILESRQCLLLACGSTKARAVRDTIEGPVTAQVTASALQLHRDVIAVLDQDAARLLERRDYYRQMEDAQGKLQTGHVPR
- the raiA gene encoding ribosome-associated translation inhibitor RaiA — encoded protein: MQISISARHGHLSEATQAKIVAKLEKLPKYFERLTAVEFTVNLEHKDAPSVDLRVSAEHKHDFVATEQAPELMAAVDCAVHKVEQQLRKYKEKVQDHHRTPGLRQQGSVVEPDPEVN
- a CDS encoding AAA family ATPase, which produces MRRIAILNQKGGVGKTTTAVNLSAALAASGRRVTIVDLDPQAHATLHLGVEPGRDDRSIYDVLVDDTPLSAVRRQIEENLWLVGSHIDLAAVELELAGVVGREVILRDKLADDDQAAADSNDRATDDFLLVDCPPSLGILTINALAAVDEVFIPLQPHFLALHGLSKLLETIELVARRLNPRLTLGGIIMCMFDTSTRLAGEVSRDVDVFLKQSRDRRVPWSGAQVFETRIRRNIRLAEAPSFGQSIFRYAPTSHGADDYRQLAAEVLAASGASGSGKDVVPLPASGKPLRARSA
- a CDS encoding HPr family phosphocarrier protein; this encodes MNEQKSQRTVVVTNPQGLHARPADMFVKLASRFESRIEIVKDSERVDGKSILAILTLAATAGTTLSIEASGSDAEQALDALAELVAHNFAEDETPC
- the ptsP gene encoding phosphoenolpyruvate--protein phosphotransferase, whose protein sequence is MQRLQGIAVSPGVAIGEALVMGNEGFRIPRRFVARDAVDEELLRLEAAFAASMQEVERNRDAVALELGREYGAIFEAHLQMLRDPRLRGELEQLIRDRHYSPEYAVSRALRRYVKVFQSLQSSSMAERATDILDIEKRLLRNLLGRRREEISSLTSPVLVLAHNLTPSEVANLDRQFALGFATELGGPGSHTAIVAQGMEIPAVVGIGTFLTDVSGGDMVIVDGDRGQVILQPDDETLAWYRRDEEHHKTHEVELSALRDLPATTKDGACIELLGNIEFPHEARQCLTRGADGIGLYRTEFLYLGVTTPPDEEVHFQAYSGVVKTMDHRPVIIRTFDLGADKVTTQVVIEDEKNPFLGLRSTRLALRNLPMFRTQLRAILRASAVGDVRVMFPLIATLLELRQAKMVLADVMEDLDERGETYNRDIPVGMMVEVPSAVLMIDHFVEEVDFLSIGTNDLIQYTLAVDRSNKDVADLYSGSDPAVLKLISMAITAADRHGKPINLCGQMSANSTYTMLLLGLGLRKMSVAAAAVPEIKRLCRSVTLEQCRAVAERALSLENARDVTSYLRQELKTILPDLPE
- a CDS encoding TIGR03936 family radical SAM-associated protein, coding for MVRRRVRLRFRKEGDLRLIGHLDLVRAWERILRRAGVPLVMTEGCHRRPRISLPSALPMGEAGYDEVVEVDFDGDETIDAIRNTISASAPAGLTTTQVEELPPTAPSAEVSEFAYEFPLPDDRQAETAARVASLLAQSTLPVARSAKPTVDLRGLLVAAAVDGGVLRFRLSASRERSLRAKDILTALGLDDLREQGLFPIRTEVVLAR
- a CDS encoding tetratricopeptide repeat protein yields the protein MSTSNRIRLQRTIREAEGYLELGMPRQTLALLDRVEHPGTYRGHVLYLRGEALRALEKYQDAVPILVDAVDLAPSNIHAWMALGWCYKRTGRLDQAIESLQKAREVEPSEPLIEYNLACYYSLKGAKQLALEYLSRALQNNPAFREMVGREPDFDPIRSDPGFQALVSVVV